Proteins from a genomic interval of Dama dama isolate Ldn47 chromosome 1, ASM3311817v1, whole genome shotgun sequence:
- the LRRC55 gene encoding leucine-rich repeat-containing protein 55, translating into MGSVQHHCCPQPKMGDTWAHGPRPGPPRPALLLVPLLMAAGVMPSDGGASCPVLCTCHNQAVDCSGQRLFSVPPELPVDTRNLSLAHNRIAAVPPGYLTCYRELRVLSLRNNSLVELPAGLFLHAKRLAHLDLSYNNLSHLPAGMFQAAHGLVRIDLSHNPGLRRVHPRAFQGLAQLRDLDLSFGGLAFLSLEALEGLPGLVTLQIGGNPWVCGCTMEPLLKWLRNRVQRCTADSQLAECRGPPEVEGAPLFSLTEESFKACHLTLTLDDYLFIAFVGFVVSIASVATNFLLGITANCCHRWSKASEEEEI; encoded by the exons ATGGGCTCCGTTCAGCACCACTGTTGCCCGCAGCCGAAGATGGGCGACACCTGGGCCCACGGGCCCCGGCCTGGGCCCCCGCGGCCCGCCCTGCTCCTGGTCCCCCTCCTCATGGCGGCCGGGGTGATGCCCTCGGACGGCGGCGCCAGCTGCCCGGTGCTCTGCACGTGCCATAACCAGGCGGTGGACTGCAGCGGCCAGCGGCTCTTCTCTGTGCCCCCGGAGCTGCCCGTGGACACGCGCAACCTCAGCCTGGCGCACAACCGCATCGCCGCTGTGCCGCCCGGCTACCTCACGTGCTACCGCGAGCTCCGGGTGCTCAGCCTGCGCAACAACTCCCTGGTGGAGCTGCCCGCGGGCCTCTTCCTCCACGCCAAGCGCCTGGCACACCTCGACCTGAGCTACAACAACCTCAGCCACCTGCCCGCCGGCATGTTCCAGGCCGCGCACGGCCTTGTGCGCATCGACCTCAGCCACAACCCCGGGCTGCGCCGGGTGCACCCGCGCGCCTTCCAGGGCCTGGCGCAGCTGCGGGACCTCGACCTCAGCTTCGGGGGCCTGGCCTTCCTCAGCCTCGAGGCCCTCGAGGGCCTGCCCGGGCTGGTGACCCTGCAGATCGGCGGCAACCCCTGGGTGTGCGGCTGCACCATGGAGCCCCTGCTCAAGTGGCTGCGGAACCGCGTCCAGCGTTGCACCGCGG ACTCCCAGCTGGCTGAGTGCCGAGGCCCCCCGGAAGTCGAGGGCGCCCCCCTCTTCTCGCTCACGGAGGAGAGCTTCAAGGCCTGCcacctgaccctgaccctggacGATTACCTCTTCATCGCCTTCGTGGGCTTCGTGGTCTCCATCGCGTCCGTGGCCACCAACTTCCTCCTGGGCATCACCGCCAACTGCTGCCACCGCTGGAGCAAAGCCAGCGAAGAGGAGGAGATCTGA